A region from the Indicator indicator isolate 239-I01 chromosome 4, UM_Iind_1.1, whole genome shotgun sequence genome encodes:
- the LOC128981482 gene encoding homeobox protein SIX1 produces the protein MSMLPSFGFTQEQVACVCEVLQQGGNLERLGRFLWSLPACDHLHKNESVLKAKAVVAFHRGNFRELYKILESHQFSPHNHPKLQQLWLKAHYVEAEKLRGRPLGAVGKYRVRRKFPLPRTIWDGEETSYCFKEKSRGVLREWYAHNPYPSPREKRELAEATGLTTTQVSNWFKNRRQRDRAAEAKERENTENNNAATNKPNQLSPLDGSKPLMSSSEEEFSPPQSPDQNSVLLLQGNLNHARSSGYSLSGLATSQTPHSLQGHQLQDSLLGPLTSSLVDLGS, from the exons ATGTCGATGCTGCCGTCGTTTGGCTTCACGCAGGAGCAGGTCGCCTGCGTCTGCGAGGTGCTGCAGCAAGGGGGGAACCTGGAGAGGTTGGGTCGCTTCCTCTGGTCGCTGCCGGCCTGCGACCACCTGCACAAGAACGAGAGTGTCCTTAAGGCCAAGGCCGTGGTGGCCTTTCACCGCGGCAACTTCCGCGAGCTCTACAAGATCCTGGAGAGCCACCAGTTTTCCCCCCACAACCACCCCAAGCTGCAGCAACTCTGGCTAAAGGCTCACTACGTAGAAGCCGAAAAACTAAGGGGCAGACCTTTGGGTGCCGTCGGGAAATACCGCGTCCGCCGAAAATTCCCTTTGCCCCGCACCATCTGGGACGGCGAGGAAACCAGTTACTGCTTCAAGGAGAAATCCCGGGGCGTGCTACGGGAATGGTACGCCCACAACCCCTACCCGTCCCCCCGGGAGAAGCGGGAGCTGGCGGAAGCCACCGGGCTCACCACCACCCAGGTCAGCAACTGGTTCAAGAACCGGAGGCAGCGAGACCGAGCGGCGGAGGCGAAGGAAAG GGAGAACACGGAAAACAACAACGCGGCTACCAACAAACCGAACCAACTGTCGCCTCTGGATGGGAGCAAACCCCTCATGTCCAGCTctgaggaagaattttctcctcctcaaaGCCCGGATCAGAACTcggtcctgctcttgcagggaaaCCTCAACCACGCCAGGAGCTCCGGCTATTCTCTGAGCGGTTTAGCGACATCCCAGACCCCTCATAGCCTCCAAGGCCACCAGCTCCAGGACTCACTGCTTGGAcccctcacgtccagcctggtgGATCTGGGATCCTAA